From Herbiconiux flava, one genomic window encodes:
- a CDS encoding EI24 domain-containing protein: MIRSFLEGVGLFGRGLGFWLSRPGLMLLGAVPAAIVGAVYVTGIVLLVVYSPALADWATPFADRWDEPWREITRAAASLALVGLGVLLVVFTYTAITLAVGDPFYERIWRATEETLGEAPGEPASGFWGQLARGILNALRLLLLALGIGLVLFAVGLVPVVGQIAGPVLGALFGGWVLALELTGFAFDARDIPLKERRRMLGHRRARTLGFGVAAYLVFLIPLGAVVAMPAAVAGATRLARAANAEAGRHPKVTPRSRDDAGETDQTVSRA; the protein is encoded by the coding sequence ATGATCCGCTCGTTCCTCGAAGGCGTCGGCCTGTTCGGCCGCGGCCTCGGCTTCTGGCTCAGCCGCCCCGGCCTCATGCTCCTCGGCGCCGTGCCCGCCGCCATCGTCGGTGCCGTCTACGTGACCGGCATCGTGCTGCTGGTGGTCTACTCCCCCGCCCTCGCCGACTGGGCGACGCCCTTCGCCGACCGCTGGGACGAGCCGTGGCGCGAGATCACCCGCGCCGCCGCCTCCCTGGCCCTCGTGGGCCTCGGCGTGCTGCTCGTGGTCTTCACCTACACCGCCATCACCCTGGCCGTCGGAGACCCGTTCTACGAGCGCATCTGGCGCGCCACCGAGGAGACCCTGGGCGAGGCCCCCGGGGAGCCCGCCAGCGGATTCTGGGGCCAGCTGGCCCGCGGCATCCTGAACGCCCTGCGCCTGCTGCTGCTCGCCCTCGGCATCGGCCTGGTGCTCTTCGCGGTCGGGCTCGTCCCGGTGGTCGGGCAGATCGCCGGCCCCGTGCTGGGCGCCCTGTTCGGCGGCTGGGTGCTCGCGCTCGAGCTCACCGGCTTCGCCTTCGACGCCCGCGACATCCCCCTGAAAGAGCGGCGACGGATGCTCGGCCACCGCCGCGCGCGCACCCTCGGCTTCGGCGTCGCCGCCTACCTCGTGTTCCTCATCCCGCTCGGCGCCGTGGTCGCGATGCCGGCCGCCGTCGCCGGCGCCACCCGCCTGGCCCGCGCCGCGAACGCCGAAGCGGGGCGCCACC